The region GATAACCTCCACCTTTCACAATAGAAATACTCCACAAAGGCAGGGAAAAAGCAGTGATACTGCAGAATAAAAGCAAATGGGACAAGGAAATGCTCAGTATGGAGCAGGAGAAGGTACAACTCCGCCCCAAGCCCACACAGATACCGTCACCACGTGTTTCTGCAAATTTAGCTTCAGGTCCTCCAGAGGCGGGTCTGTACAGGTGTCCTAACCAGCTGTAAACCTGGCATTTCTTTCATGCACAACAATCCTGCCTCTGTCAAACACATCAGCACTTCTCATTGTTGGCGGCTGCACACCTGCGGCGAAGGCATCAAAAGAAAAGAGGAAGCCATGTGGATCAGACAAGAGTGCAACGTTTTGAGACGCTCTCTGCCTCAACGACTTTCTCACGCtcatgttgcaaaaaaaaaaaaggtctccaGTGGTGAGCTAAGTCGGGTCCGCACCTGGATGCTTGCCTTACCTGGGAGTGTGCATGAATCCGAACCGTGCGGCCGCGCACTCCTGATGGTCAACCGTGAGGCCTTCAGTGGACGGCATCAAACGAGGTTTGTTTGTCGGGATTTCATgaatcaaacaggaagtaatggctgcatgagtgctgactTTAGGTGCGGATATTGGAATTACACAGACGGGTTGTGGCTCAGCACCAATCTGGCACATCACTCATGCATTGCTCATTCCGTCATGCGGAAACCTTCAGCGCCGCCAATAAGCACCCCTGGTGGCAAGATGGCGACACGGCGGCGTGAGTTCACAGATTTCCTACGCGAGCATTTAAGCCTCATTAAGGCTGGCAAGAGGAGAGGGTGGTaaccgccgccgctgccgccgctgccgccgcccaACCGAGGGTAGCACTGTGTTGACACCATCTGCCTTCACACGACCACGCTGTGACTTATCCGCCAGCGCTTCGGCGATAAGAACGCTCCTCGAGGCAGCCAAGGTTCACATCCTTGAAGTGTTGAGTGGCCCGTGTGAGAAAAGACATTGCTTGTCCACGGCTGGTGACAGAAACGTCCAAATTAGTCCAAGGGTGCGTTCACGGTTGTGGTGCGGTAATACGTAAAAGAATGATTAGTTGGGGTTCAAACCTCCAGTTCTGTCCGTTGACTAAATAATGCTCTCATGTTAATAAAGTCATATGTCAATTATTTACCGCAATTCCATAAATTCTGTGACAATTTATCTGGACCCCCCTTGGTTCATTCCTTGATCCCACTCTAACTAGTCcacttatttgtataatatatatttaaaaaaaaattaaaaaaacatatatatacacattttatatataatatgtatatttttttctctatattttttaaatatagatatatatttttagtagtagtatacatatatattatatatatatatattatatatatatatatataaatatgttttttagtctgctaaaaagaaaaagggggttgcacggcggtcgagtggttagcgcgcagacctcacagcgaggagacccaagttcaatcccacacacTCTAACTAGTCcacttatttgtataatatatgtaaaaaataaaataaataaaaaaaatatatatacacatattatatataacatgtatattttttctatatattttttaaatatatatatagattttttagtcttagtatatatatatattatatatatatatatatatattttgtctgCTAAAAAGAAAAGGGGGGTTGCacaggtggttagcacgcagacctcacagctaggagacccaagttcaatcccacccactcTAACTAGTCcacttatttgtataatatatgtatatattatatatatatatatattttagtctGCTAAAAAGAAAAGGGGggttgcacagtggtcgagtggaaTGTTTAgcgcgaaggcctcacagctaggagacccgagtccaatcccaccttcggccatctctgtgtggagtttgcatgttctccccatgcatgcatgggattttttccgggtactccggtttcctcccacattccaaaaacatgctaggttaattggcgactccaaattgtccataggtatgaatgtgagtgtgaatggttgtttgtctatatgtgtcctgtgattggctggccaccagtccagtgtgtaccccgcctctcgcccgaagacagctgggataggctccagcaccctctgcgacccttgtgaggataagcgatagaaaatgaatgaatgaatatacaactGTTGAATATGACTGTAATAGTTTCTAATGAGTTTAAAAGGTGTTTAATAACCATATGATGCATATTATAGCCTTTTACAGACTTCTTTAAAGTCTTATTATGACGCCTTCTGACCATCAATGAAATGTTTGAAGTGGCAGAACAAGCTGAGATATTTGCTTCTGCGTGTtagtggtggggggtgggggctgaAACTGTCATTCCTCTCTGCGTGTTTGGCTGCATGCATGAGAACCGCCTCAGCCACCCACCCCCGCCCACCCACCCCCGTGAAGCCTAAAGCCGTGCGCGCGGCCAGCCGTCAGCGACGCCCCGCGGATGGAGGCGGCAAGCCGGGCGAGAGGAGCGCCTTCCCCCCCGTCGTCTGCGCGCCACGTGTCGCGGTCTCTGCGGCAGGCAGCCGGAGGTGTGGAGCTCCGTGGAGCCTCTGATGCTTGTTGCTTCTGCCTTTCTTCAATCACGTCACATGAAAGCGCAAATTAACCCTGACACGACGAGTCCTAAACTGGTTGCTTCTGCTCTCACGGTCCCCTGCAACCGCCATAAAGATAAGCAAATGCAATTATGACCTGCGTGAGCGATAAAGAAGCCTTGAAGGCGGCCGCGCGCTCACCAAATAGCTCTGCTTGATGGGGCGGGCGGACCGATCCAAATGTCGACTATGTCGATGCCACCGGCAGGATCAGTATCTGTTGAtactaccattcattcatttatatacacatgtactaaaatgtttacttttatgAAGTTGTCCCAGTTGTcgtgatgtgctatacatatcactatattgacagaattgttttaattaaaaaaaaacttaaactatgttaggaaagcaggaagtgaacaaatgtaacagttactgagttcataatgccgcctacagagaacatactaactccttatttctaaaatcacaaataaacaaaaacaaacaaaaaacaacttaaactatattaggaaagcaggaagtgaacaaatgtacttcggtatgtgacaaaaaaaaaatattttttttaaagcagaacaatttttttaaattaaactatattaggaaagcaggaagtgaacaaatgtaacagttactgaattcataatgccgcctacagagaacatactaactccttatttctaaaatcacaaataaacaaaaacaaacaaaaaacaacttaaactatattaggaaagcaggaagtgaacaaatgtactttggtatgtgacaaaaataaaataaaaaaaaccaaaacatttttttttaaagcagaacaatttttttttaattaaactatattaggaaagcaggaagtgagcaaatgtacttcggtacgtgacaaaaataaaattaaaaaaaacaaaacttttttttaaagcaaaacaatttttttaattaaactatattaggaaagcaggaagtgaacaaatgtacttcagtccgtgacaaaaataaaattaaaaaacaaaaacatttttttaaagcaaaacaaaatatatttttttaaattaaactatagtaggaaagcaggaagtgaacaaatgtactttggtacgtgacaaaaataaaataaaaaataaataaataaataaataaaaacaaattgttttttttaattaaactatattaggaaagcaggaagtgaacaaatgtaaccgttactgattgtaaaagtaccagatggaggggtaggatttaataagctttgcttcttcctactccttttggacaagtggaactgggaactgattatgggatgcactcaatccTAACCctatgttgaaatgaaataaaaccattaccattaactaTTGTATGTTTAATGACATCGTTACATTGGCCGCAACTTTACCTAAAATGTGTACGTAAGCAGACGCTTCACCTCTCATCCAAGCAATCATCcaaaagactagatagggcaGCCCCAATCTGAGGGGACGCTTATTCTCCTGAATCTGGTTTCACTCACTTTGTGGTGCAAAACGACAAGGATTTAGATGCGGTGGAGCGAAACCTTTGTCTGCCACTGATGGTTATTTGGGCGGAATGAGACCGATTCCGCCACCGCTACAATAAAATAACTGTAGTAGCACGTGCTATAAATTGTCTCAAAATCGATTTCAGGCTTTTAGTTTGATACCCGTGCTTCAGACTTTGGCTTTCTATGAGACAGATGACAAATGACACGTCCACTGAGAAATCACCCacaccctaataataataatactaataataataatactgcatataataataatgcaatattttcttagTTTGCTGAAGCAAATTCAAGGCTAAATTTCCAAGTTGTTCAAGGATCTTAAGcatttttaagttaaaaaaaaaaaatcagtatcggcATCGATACCAACATGAGAAATCACCCACacactaacaataataataataataatagtaatacaacgCAATATTTTCTTAGTTTGCTGAAGCAAATTCAAATCAAAATCTCCAAGTTGTTCAAGGATCTTAagcatttttaagtaaaaaaaaaaaaatcagtatcggcATCGATACCAACATGAGCAATCACCcacacactaataataataataataataataatgataatagtaatacaatgcaatattttcttagTTTGCTGAAGCAAATTCAAGGCCAAATCTCCAAATTGTTCAAGGATCTTAagcatttttaagtaaaaaaaaaaaatcagtattggCATCGATACCAACATGATAAATCACTCACacactactacgactactactactactactactaataataataataataataatagtaatacaacgCAATATTTTCTTAGTTTGCTGAAGCAAATTCAAGGCTAAATCTCCAAGTTGTTCAAGGATCttaagcatttttaaataaaaaaaaaaaatcagtatccgTATCGATACCAACATGATAAATCACCCACacactactacgactactactactactaataataataatgataataataataataataatacaatgcaatattttcttagTTTGATGATGCAAATTCAAGGCTAAATCTTGTTCAAGGATCTTAAGCAttaataagttaaaaaaaatcagtatcggcATCGATACCAACATGAGAAATCACCcacacactaataataataataataataataataataataataataataataatacaatgcaatattttcttagTAAATCTCCAAGTTGTTCAAGGATCTTAagcatttttaagtaaaaaaaaatcagtgtcgGCATCGATACCAACATGAGAAACCACCCAcacactcataataataataataataatacattgcaaTATTTTCTGAAGCAAATTCAAGGCTAAATCTCCAAGTTGTTCAAGGATCTTAcgcatttttaagtaaaataaaataaaaaatcagtatCAGCATCGATACCAACATTAGCAGTATCGCCCGCCCCTCCTCTGCTTGCTCTGGCTCGCATTCCGATAAGGGAGACCGGTCCAGCTCGCTCAGTGGGCGTGGTTTTCCCAGGCTTTTAAAACAGCAGCTGCTATTTACCTTCCCCTCTAATGTAAACCAccagcgccgccgccgccgccaccgccgccgctgccTCAGCCACTCACCCGCCACCCTCcggcctcccccccccccccccctcccgaccTTTCACCCCGCTCGTGAAACAGCCTGGCACGTGCCCCAAATGCACCACACCACGCGTGATTCAATGACAAACATATGCAGCGTGTTGATTCCGCATTACTTTTAGGAATAAACGCTAAACGCACCGTCTCGGTTTGCTCATTTCACTTATGTGCaacttttgctgtgtgtgtgtgttgggggggggggggggggcacacacacacaagcattttCTAAGTGGTAACCCTTTCCAGATGCAAGACACCCCTATAAACAAATTGTTCTATAAAGTGTGGCGTACCAGTAGATGACCCAACACAACACATAGAACCACAAAGCAATAAGAGACCCGGCGTAGTACCTGGACTGACCTATGAGAGGCAGTAATGAGCCACAAGTAacgtaaaaacaaacaaaaacaaacaaaaaacaacttaaactatattcggaaagcaggaagtgaacaaatgtacttcggtatgtgacaaaaataaaatatattttttttaaagcagaacatttttttttaattaaactatattaggaaagcaggaagtgaacaaatgtacttcggtatgtgacaaaaataaaattaaaaaaaacaaaaaaatctttttttattaaactatattaggaaagcaggaagtgaacaaatgtacttcagtacatgacaaaaataaaatgcaaaaaaatgtaaaaaacaaaacatttttttttattaaactatattaggaaatcaggaagtgaacaaatgtaaccgtaatgattgtaaaagtaccagatggaggggtaggatttaataagctttgcttcttcctactccttttggacaagtggaactgggaactgattatgggatgcattcaaccctaaccctaaccctatgttgaaatgaaataaaaccattaccattaactaTTGTATGTTTAATGACATTGTTACATTGGTAACGATTAATTGGTAGATGACCCAACACAACACATAGAACCACAAAGCAATAAGAGACCTGATGTAGTACCTGGACTGACCTGTGAGAGGCAGCAATGAGCCACAAGTAACGTAAAAAGAAGAAGAGCTGGGCTGCCGTTTATATAGTTCATAAAGTAGCTATTGCAATTAATTAGTTTAACTTGAAATAGTACTCcttattttgtagtttgagTATAGAAAAGCACCATTAGAGCCCtgaagacattaaataacacccctatagttatcttgacactcttattacccaatgtagttgacataagaagagaaaataagacgcgTGTGTTGCTGTCAATGTGTTCCCGGTGCTAGGGGAGCTGTGTGGGGGGCacgggggaggaggaggggggcgtCCTGGGTTCGGATTTGAGATTTGACTTACGACCACAATAGTAGCTGTTGTTAGGGattgttgtgcctgttgtgagaagATTCAAACCTGCGATAAAAGGCTGCTGTTATGGTGATtgatgaagtctggtgcttgtgtatctgtATGCTCGATATGCTGACATTACTAGTGAGTCTAATTTAGCTATCTTATCCTCAATttaacagcatgatttattcatgaagTCGCCAAATTCGAAGTGCAATGTTTCTGTACATGGCtagtatgtagtagtagtatgtcTGTActgatattttgtatatatgcGAGTATTGTCAGTACACATAATGATAGTaatactttttgtcattttgaaacTCCTACAGTATTTGCTCTCAAAGATATTTGGGAAACTAAAAcaaagtcatgatgtgctatatatatatttatacatatatatcactatattgacagttactatggtaaccattatgtcattggatggtcatatcacctcctactttggtatgtgacaaaaataaaataaaataaaataaaataaaacaaaataaaacaacaaaacaaaacaaataaaataaaataacaaaacaaaataaaataaaatgaaaaaaataacaaaacaaaataaaacaaaacaaaataaataaaataaattaaaataaaataacaaaataaaataacaaaacaaaataaaataaataaaataacaaaataaaataaaataaataacaaaacaaaataaaacaacaaaacaaaataaataaaataaaatattttttattatgttaggaaagcaggaagtgaacaaatgtaacagttactgattgtaaaagtaccagatggaggggtaggatttaataaactttgcttcttcctactccttttggacatgtggaactgggaactgattatgggatgcattcaattgtaatctgatgcatgttcaaatgaaataaaaccattaccaaacagGAGAGTCCTCACAATGTGGCACCAGTATGTTTACTACAGTATGTTtactacagtatgtatactactgtatatatatgtttatttatgatacatCCTGTCGGGTCATGTTCTCGGGGCGCACTAACATCTGCGGAGGACCACCACACCGGTGCCTTCTTGTAAATTAGATCAGAAGAGTCGACGCCATAACGCTGGGAAAGCCTCCCCGAGCGGAAACACCTCAAGGTAGTTTCGTAAGACTGTGTTATTCCGCCATATTGCTAGTATTCGGACCGCTGTACTTCCTCCTCGTGTGGCTGTTATCCTAAATCGGGCCGGAAGGTAAAGGGTGCCAGCGCCTGCTCCCGGCGCGGGTGCCCGCCGTGTGATGATTGAAGACTGGGAGGCAGTTTCCCGGCTGCGCCCTCAGCCCGGGCGGCGCGCCATTGGCCGCCAGCTGCAGGCCGCCAGACAGCCAATGGGAGGGCGCCGACCACGAGCCGTCCTCCTTCGGGGGCCGCGTGTCCCTCTCGCTGATTGGTGGAAAGTTAGTGTGGGAAAGAAAGTTTGGGAAGTTTCACACGAGCCGTTCGCGTGCAGGGCGGGATATAAATACTCGCCACACGCAGTTGACGCCGACACACGGAGATCCACGCTCGCAGCTGCACGTCCACTCTGACGGATTCTAACACACTTTGACTCCGGGACTTcgcttttttttcaatttcttttcCGTTGCGCTTCGCCGGaacgtactttttttttttactgctttttgtGGAAATTACCGCATTTTGACGTGAAGATGCCTGCCGACATGATGGAAAAAAGCTCCTCCTCTCCGGTTGCCGCGACCCCGGCGAGCATCAACTCCACCCCGGATAAACCCAAAACCGCCTCGGAGCACAGAAAGGTGAGTCGTCTTTTTgcgactttaaaaaaaacaacaaaaaaacaaaaaacggatGCGTTTTTAACATCCGGCTTCGATTTTTAGTCTTCCAAGCCAATCATGGAAAAGAGAAGAAGAGCCAGAATCAACGAGAGCTTAGGACAGCTGAAGACTCTCATCTTGGACGCGCTGAAGAAAGATGTAAGTTGGTGCAAAGATAGGAAAAATGTGAAGATGGATTTGTGGATTCCTAACAATGTGCTCCTTTAGAGCTCCAGACATTCCAAATTGGAGAAAGCAGACATTCTGGAAATGACGGTGAAGCATCTTCGGAATCTTCAAAGAGCTCAAATGACCGGTGAGTCTTCTTCTTAGTCGGAATATCACCAAGTTCTCATCCGTGGAGATCCGAGTAtaacaaaagtgttttttcgtttttttgcaGCCGCTTTGAACACAGATCCGACCGTTTTGGGTAAATATCGTGCCGGTTTCAGCGAATGCATGAACGAGGTGACGCGCTTCCTGTCCACCTGCGAGGGCGTCAACACGGAAGTCCGAACGCGTCTTCTGGGTCACTTAGCGAGCTGCATGACCCAGATAAACGCCATGAACTACCCAAGCCAGCACCAGCTGCCCCCGGCGGGCGCCCCCACGCACCCGTCCTTCGCTCAACCCCTGGTTCAGATACCGGGTTCCTCTCCGCAGGTGCTGCCTATGAGCGCCGTGCCGTGTAAAGGCGCATCCTCGCCCGGCGCTCTTCCCGGATCCGACGCCGCTAAAGTGTACGGTGGCTTCCAGATTGTGCCTGCAACGGACGGACAGTTTGCTTTTCTTATACCCAATGCCACATTCACCCCAAATGGAGCCGTTATCCCTGTCTacgccaacaacaacaacggagGCACCGTACCGGCCGCAGTCTCACCCGGAGCCCCGTCGGGTAACTCGGACTCGGTGTGGCGGCCATGGTGAAGCAGAGCGTTCTTTCCTTTTTTCATGCTagaagttttttgtttgtcaaaCGGAAAGAGTATGCACTATATTTGTACAGCTAACAAGACTCATAAAGTTCATATTGAAATGAGAATTTGTATTGTGGAAGTCCGttcactgcatttttttttgggggggggggggggattttatatataaaaagttgTTTTCTTACTGTTTGATGCCAAAGATGTTCATTGCGCTTATATGCTGTTCTTCGTTTTGGAAGACAAATAAATTTGTTACTTCATGAACACAtactttgtttggtttttttttggtttgtgtatGGACCCCgggccacacattggacacccttgcATTGAAGGCTGATTAACAGAGCTGTAATCATCAACATTTTgaaggaaataaatatattcttgATATATATTCACTCTTTTGTCAAACAACtactgaaatacatttttaaattaattaaattaatatgtaattaattacatttttttccacaaaaatattcacatttattgagatttattggttgtttttaatatatatattcttgaTATATATTCACTCTTGAGAGCACTTTTGTCAAACAActactgaaatattttttttaattaaattgtcTTTATTTGGTTTGTGTTTGGACCCAGTGCCACACATTGGAGACCCTTGCATTGAAGGCTGATTAACAGAGCTATAATCGTCAACATTTTGAAGGTAATGAATATATTCTTGATATATATTCACTCTTTTGTCAAACAAccactgaaatatttttttaattaattaaattaattatttaattaattacatttttttcacaaaaatattcacatttattgagatgtattggttgtttttttatatatattcttgATATATATTCAGTCTTGAGAGCACTTTTGTGAAGCAACATATTTTGGTtctgaaatattatttttaaattaattaaattaaattaaattttgaattaattacatttttttcacaaaaatattcacatttattgagatttattggttgttttttttgggggggggggggtttatatataaaaagttgTCTTTCTTACTGTTTGATGCCAAAGATGTTCATTGCGCTTATATGCTGTTCTTCTGTTTGGACCCCGGGCCACACATTGGAGACCCTCACATTGAAGGCTGATTAACAGGCAGTTTTAGAGCTATAATCATCAACATTTtgaaggaaataaataaatattcttgaTATATATTCACTCTTGAGAGCACTTTTGACAAACAActactgaaatatttttttagaattaattaaattaaattaattttttaattattatttttttttcacaaaaatattcacatttattgagatttattggttattttttcgGGGGTGCACAGACAGAACTAACCTGATCTTTAATCTCTGCTCCATAAAGTCacattgtgatgatgatgaagtcCCCGCACCCCGCAGCAAC is a window of Doryrhamphus excisus isolate RoL2022-K1 chromosome 5, RoL_Dexc_1.0, whole genome shotgun sequence DNA encoding:
- the her6 gene encoding hairy-related 6 — protein: MPADMMEKSSSSPVAATPASINSTPDKPKTASEHRKSSKPIMEKRRRARINESLGQLKTLILDALKKDSSRHSKLEKADILEMTVKHLRNLQRAQMTAALNTDPTVLGKYRAGFSECMNEVTRFLSTCEGVNTEVRTRLLGHLASCMTQINAMNYPSQHQLPPAGAPTHPSFAQPLVQIPGSSPQVLPMSAVPCKGASSPGALPGSDAAKVYGGFQIVPATDGQFAFLIPNATFTPNGAVIPVYANNNNGGTVPAAVSPGAPSGNSDSVWRPW